Within the Emticicia oligotrophica DSM 17448 genome, the region CCATATTTATCATAGGCTGCTTTAGTCAAGAAAAAGGCAGTATGTGGGGGCATCCAGCCATTCAAAAAGCGTTTACGATTATATGAGCCTGATATCCAGTTACGGACAATTTTATTCGTATCTGCAAAATCTACGTAATATAAGTCTCCATAAACCGAATCTGCTTTTGATTCTTTGAAAGCTTTTGCAACTTTACTAATCACCTGATTATTAGGGTAAAAATCATCCGAACCCATTACGCCTATCGCATAGCCAGTAGCCATTTTTACGCCCTTATTCATGGCATCATAAATACCATTATCTTTTTCTGAAACCCACTTAATTTTATCTCCGTAGGATTTCAAAATCTCAACAGTACCATCTTTTGAGCCTCCGTCAACAATTATGTATTCGATTGATGGATAGTCTTGTGCCAGTACGCTATCAATGGTATCTTTAATGGTGGCAGCTGAATTAAACGCAACAGTGATGATTGAGATTTTCATTATTATGGGCTTCGCTAAAGAGTAAGCCTTAGTGAAGTAAAGCTATCATTTGATTTTTAAACCTTCAAATTTACTAACATCAAGCGTAGGAATTGTGGTTTTGAGCGAATTTTTATAATTTTCGTTGATAACCTTGATAATTTCGTTGGCAATGACAGCCGAGCCTCTTGGTGTTGGATTGATACCATCAAGACTAAAAAAACCTCCAGTTAGCGGAGAACTTTCAAATGTCAAGCCATTGACGGTATAAGTTTTGTTTTTGATTTTCGTATATAAGCTATTCAAATCAAAAAGTGTAATTGACCGCTTTTCTGCCTCAAATTTTAGAATTCCATTAAAATCATTCTGACGTGCAGCAATAATATTTATTTCATCTTTATCTAACACTTCCTCGTTACTTAGCGGATATGCCGCCGTGAAGCCTTTTTTCTGACCTACGGCATTTACTTTTCCTACATTCGGAATGGCATCTATTAAGATTTTATCATTGGCTGTGGCCGCTCTAATAACCCCATTACCCGCAGTAATATATATTTCTGTTACCCCTAAATTTTTAGATAATTCAGCAAACGAGTAAAAGTTGAAATAGGGTAAATCAAGAATATTTGGAAGATTGGTTAGAATACCTGGAGCCTTATTAACAACCAAAGCATCGAGCAATTTTTGAATATTGATAGCAAAAGACGAGGTTTCTGTCATGGCAATTTTACCACCCGAAACCGCATAAACTAACAAATCTTGCTCACCCAAACTCAGCGTAAAAAAACTTGGGCTACTTTCTTTAACGAAATCAGTATAAGATAGTTCTTCCTTACTCACTGGTAAAATTCGCTCAAAAAATGGGTTAAATCCTTGAGTTTTGGCATTTCCTAAACCAGCTTTGTTGATATCAGCTACACGCAAACCTACAACCCCATAATTATTATTAATACTTGCATATTTACTTAAAACAAATGGAGAAGTGCTTACCACACCTAACTTATCTGTAACTTTATTAAATACAGGAGCGATGTTACTCAATGTTGTAGTTAAATAACCTGTTCCGTTTTCTTGACCTGCAGGAAAAAGAGCTTGCTCAAACTTTACTCCAGCTTGTTGAGCAATTAGATTAGGAAAAGCGGTGAGTTGTCCTTCACGATATAAGCCGCCATTGGTATAACCAGCTGTGAGCGAACCACCAACAGCTATATACTTAGAGAAAATAGCATCTCCATTACTCGCTAAAATAGGACTGGTATCTTCTGTTTGGGTTTCGCAGCTACTAATTAATGCTAAACCAGTAAAAGCAACAGCAAGTATTCTTAGAAAGGGTTTCATCGTGGCGTGTATTTTTCTGTTAATAGGTCAATATTGTACTTTCAAAAATAATGATTGAACTTCATGCTAAAAAGTTGTAAGGTCAATAAAGTTTTACGCAATTATAAAAATACCATCGCAATAAAAATGATGGCATGCAGATAACGCTAATTTCTAAAAAACTGCTGATTTTCGCCTAAAATATAATAAAATCTGCGAAAATTAGCGTTAATAAATCTGTACTATCTGCGGATTAAAAATTTGTAACAATATCATAATTCTGAAGTTTTAAAACAATAAACTTTGAATTCCGAAAAAGCAAATTTGTAGAATAAGTAGCACAAGTGCAATCTTATTATCTTTACGAAAAGGTAACCAATGGAAAAGTGTCAGTAAAAAAGCAGATACCAAAAACCAACCAATATAATTTTGTAAGGGTGGTAATTGCCCAAACCACGACCACATTTCTAAACGAATTGCGATGGGTTCAGCCAAATAATCGAACATTGTCATGAGTAAAGCTCCGTAAAGGACTTTAAAGTAAAGCGGCTTATTGACCCGACAAAACGAACTACCCACACAATAAACCAAAAGTAGCCAGTTAACACCAATCAATGGCGGGGTTTCTAATATTTTAAACCCAAGGGTTGTATCATAGCGATAATGCCCAAAAATCAAGCCCGTATTTACACCAACCACTTCAACGAAATAGCCCACCAAGAAAGCTACTACAATAAAAATAACGAAACTCCGATTCCATTCATTATGAAAATAAAGCAAAATACCTAAAGAGGCCAAGAGATTAAAAGGAGTCAGAAACTTAAAAAGCGTAGCGGTTACATCAAGATTTAACCCTATAATGCCTGCCACGTACATGGAAGTTAGAAGATAAATGAATGGTTTATGTTTCACTGCTATCATTTGAGAATTATCGTGTAGTTTGATTCTGAAAAGTAAATCTTACCTTTTCCTATTTCTTACAACCTGTTTATTTAAAATTCGTTTATTTTCGACTCGAACTAATTGCTGTTTTCTAATTCCCCAAATTTGCTCTTTGGCTTTTTTGGATGCCTCTTCTAAATCAATTATTGGAAAAGGATAATTTTCTCCCAACCTGAAATTATATAATTCTTGTTCCATTGGAGTCATTTTCCATGGTTCATGAATAAAGTTTTCGGGGCAATTTTCGAGTTCTTTAACCCATGTTTTTATAAAGATACCATTAGGGTCATGGTCCTGCGATTGCTTCACAGGGTTATACATTCTTACGGTATTCATGCCTGTTACGCCCGCTTGCATTTGAAACTGAGGATAATGAATACCCACTTCAAAATCAAGAAACTGTTGAGCCAAGAATACTGCACCCGTTTTCCAATGTTGGAAAAGTTGATGGGTTAGAAAAGAAACGACCATTGCTCTCATTCGGAAGTTTAGGTAACCAGTTTGGCATACACATCGCATACAGGCATCTATAAGCGGATACCCCGTAAGCCCACTTTGCCACCTTTCTATAAAATACTCATTATCAATCCTCTCTATATCATCATAGCCTCGATTTAAGTTTTCAAACTCCATTCGGTCTTCCATCTCAAATTTTTGAATGAAATGGCAATGCCAGTGAAGTCGTGAAATAAAGTTATCTAAATCTCTTCGATGAGCGACTTTCTTCTTGGCATTTTGTGCATATTGATATACCTGTCGAATCGACAAATTTCCCCAAGCGATATAAGGAGAAAGACGGCTACATCCTTTTCGACTTTCGAGCGGTTTTGAAATATGTTTTGAATAATTTTTAGCTCGTTCGCTCAAAAAACTTTGCAGATAACGATGAGCATAAGTTTCTCCTCCCGGCTGAAAATTATTAGCATCTTTCAGCAAATAATCGTTTGGCAAGAAACGCTTGTAAATTTCATTGGATTCATCAAAGACTAAGCAATCACCTCTTAGTTTTGTCCAATTTGGCACATCCCAAGGTTTTTGCATTTGTGCTTTCCAATATTCAGCCCAATTATCTCGATTCTTCAGTTTACGGACTACCCCATTCGTTTGAAATTCCCGCCATTCAATAGCAGTTTCCTTAAAAAACAGACTCAATTCTTTATCTCGGTCATAAGTAATCCGAAGCCCAGTTTCTTCGTAAGAGAAAACCTTTTTAAGCTGATATTTTTGATGAATTGCATGAAATATTTCCTTAGCATTACCTTGTAAAATCGTAATTCGAAGAAGTGGATTGGCTTCTGATAATTGCCGATTGAGGTCGTTGAGCGATTGCTGAACAAAATTCCAATGCCGTGGACTATAATGTGAATCAGCCATGATGTTTGGTTCCCAGATGTAGAGCATCAAAAACGACTCGCCATCTTCAATAGCGGCTTTCAAAGCAGCGTGGTCGCTGAGGCGTAAATCTCTTTTAAACCAAACAATGTTCATAGCCAAACAACCACAATCATTTAGCTTTTGTTTATTTAGATATATGACTATTTAAAGAAAACACTTCATAATTATTACAAAACGTCATACCTACGCACAATTTCACTTAATTTTGTGGGTGTTCTGACAAGTCGTGTACAAAAAATGAAGAAAATACAACTTATTATACTTTTGCTGATTTTCCAAAGTAGTCTTTTTGCTCAAAATATTTTACCACAAGAAGATTATTGGGAAACCCAACTTACCCCATTGATTGAAGTAAATGATATGCTTAGACTCATTTACAACGACCCTTTCAAAGAAACTTTCTTAAATGCCATTCCGGCAGGTTATCCGATGAATAAATCGGTTAATATTAATTCGTTTTACGGTGTCAGAAATCATCCTATACATAAAGTTTTGCTTTTCCATAGAGGTATCGACCTCAAAGGGGCAACTGGTGAAAAAGCCATTGCCACCGGTGATGGTGATGTAATTGAAGTAGGTTTCAAGACCGATTTGGGCAATTATATCAAAATCAAACACTGCTATGGTTTTGAGTCGATTTACGGCCACCTAAATAAAATATTGGTAAAAAAGGGACACCACGTGAAGAGAATGCAGATAATTGGCGAAGTAGGAGCGACAGGTACGGTTTCAGGACCACATTTACACTATACTTTAAAGAAAAATAATCAATATATAGACCCCTTCGATTTTCTGTTTATGGATTTTGAACGAGGTAAGATTGGTATGTTGAGATAAAAAAACAAAGCCGCAACAATTTAAAAATTGCTACGGCTTTGTTTTAAGTTCATTGAATAAATTCAGATTTTTGTTTACTTAAAAGCTCTACTACTTGATTTTTCGGCCGTTGGGAAATCTTGTGGAATCGGGAAAGTTACCTTTCCAGTTGCTGCCCACTCTGAGCCTCTCAATAGGCAAGTGATAAAGCCTACACACTCCACTGAGTAATCAATGTGACCCATTGGAGTATGAAAAATGCGTCCTTTACCATAATTGAGTGCCATTAAAATTGGCTCGTGGCGTCCAGTACCTTTTTGCTCCTTCGATGAATAAGCCGTTGCTAAAACGTCCATATTTTCGGCTGGTCCTCTCAGACGGTCATATAACTCATCTTTAGTATGTAACCACTTTGTTGGCATTCCTTTCATAATTGGGTGTTCGGCATTGCGAGTCTCAACTATGTATTCGTGTTGTGGGCCATGCGAACCCGCTCTGCCTGGGGTTGTATCTCTAATAAGTTTACCTTCATCGTTGTAATACACATAAGGTCCATCTTTTTCTGTGCGGTCGCCCCAACCTCCTATGCCAATCATTTTGTTATAGTCTATCCATTGAGGAAATGAATTATCGGCGGCATGAATAACCACTAAGCCTCCACCTTTTTGCATGAATTTTTCAAAATTCTTTTGCGTTTCTTCTGGCCAGGGAGCAGCATTCCAACCAAAATTACAGATTACCAAATCATATTTTGAGAAATCTGGTTTGAAATCTGGGTCAATTTGAGATTTCTTCAAAGCTTCTGTTTCGCCAACGCCTTCAATTGGAAAGCTTTTGATAAACTCCTCTCCTTCCCAAGTATATTTAGTACGTTTTACATCTACTTTAAATCGACTCGTTTCCTCCAAATACTTTTTCATCATAAACGTTATTTTAGGCCACTGTACGTGATTATTTTGGCCATCAACAATAAGCGTTCGAATAACTTTCTTTTTTTGAGCCGATGCCCCAAAAGCAAGAGCAAATATCAAAAATAAAGAGAAAAAATACGTTTTGTTCATAAGATGAGTTGAAATTGAGGTAGTCCGCAAGCGATGAACAAGCGTCTTACAATGATGGATAAAAATGGAAATTTTAATTAAACGCTAGAATCTATTTAGCAGAAGCAAGTTAGGATAATTTGATTGATTTACAAATAGCTCAAAAGGAAGATTTGATAATCAGTAGAAGCGAAAGCGGCGACAATGAAGATAACATTATTGAACAATAGAAGCGTTGATTATCTCATGGATACGCTTACGAATTTTCAATGTATTGATTTTGTTGTTGGCAGAACTTTGATACACACGGTTTGAGAGAAAAATAAACACTAATTCTCGCTCGGGGTCAACCCAAACTGCTGTACCTGTGAAACCTGTATGGCCAAATGTTTTAGGTGAAGCATCACTTGCTACTACGGGCTTATCATCACCTACTTCGGGTTTATCCCAACCTAAACCTCGGTGACTACGCTGCGTATAATTTCTGGCAAAATGTGGCACTGTTGTCGAAAAAAAAATCTGTCTCCCACCATAATAGCCTTTCTGTAAGTTCATTTGATAAAGTTTCACCAAATCATTCACATTGCTAAAAAGCCCAGCATGGCCGGCCACTCCCCCCAACAAAGCTGCGTTGGGGTCATGTACGGTTCCTTGTATCTGCGAAGCCCTAAAAATTGCATCTTGTTCGGTTGGAGCAATATTTGCTTTGGGAAATCTACTAAGTGGATTATAAAGTGTTGAAGTCATTCCTAAAGGCTCATATACATTTTGCTCAACGAATTCTTCTAATGGCTGGTTAGTGATTCGCTCAACCATTTTTTGTAGAATAATTAGCCCTAAATCGCTGTAAGTATAGCGGTATCCACCTGATTTATCATATATATTGATAAGTTTCGATTGCTGTACCCATCGCCAGACAGAATCTCTAATTGCAGGCTTAATAAACAGATTATCAGCTACTTGTAAGTTTAAACTATCTTTAGCAAAACTATAATAATCGGCTTTAAAAGTAGGCCCCGTTTTTGTTTTTTCCCAAAACGGAATAAAGGCCACTAATCCTGCTTGGTGCATCAGAATATCTGAAACCAACATGGCTTCTTTATTGGTTTGTTTTAACTCTGGAAGATAAGTAGAAGCTTTTTCGTTTAAATCAATTGCACCACGTTCATTGAGCAACATCACGGCTTGGAGCGTGGCCGAAACCTTTGTCATTGAAGCAATGTCATACAAGGTTTGGTCATTGACGGGCTCATACACACCATAGCGAAGTGTCCCAAAATTTTTGCTGTAAACTACTTTTCCTTGTCTTGCTACTAAAACCTGACACCCCGGAAATGCACGATTGCTAATGCCTTGTTGCACAATCTGTTCGATTTCATCTAATTTTTTTGAGTTCATACCAACTCGTTCGGGAGGCCCAAACGAAACACGCCCGATGCGTTCGGTTTGTATGCCATTCCCAACTTTTTGCTCATAAGTTACTGAAACTGGCAATTTTCCTTTGGCTGGCAATGCCCCAAATAATACCTGTGGAACAACTCGCTGCGAAGCAATTTCATCTTCATAACCACAAACTAAATTCGGAACACCATCGTAGAGTTTCATTCCGTATGGATTTCCAAAACCTACCACAACTACTTTTGTTTTGTTTCGAAGTTGATTGATAAACGAAATAGTGGCGGGCGAAACACCGTAATTTCTATCAGCTCGACTATTCATGTCGTGTACACTTACTACCACCACCTTATACTTCGAAGCTTCTTCTAAAACCCAAGCTACATCTTTATCAGCAGCAGGTTTGTATGGAATTGCAAAATGCTTAAAATTAGCATATTGACTTAACATTTTTTGAAACTCATTACCCGATTCGGCACTAATGGCAACCGAGGCAAAACTAGTGGTATCGAGATTGACAAAAGGTAATAAATTATCTTGATTCTTGATAATTGTTACTGCCTGTTCAAATAACTCTGCTTTTAAATCTTGGGCTTGGGCACTATTCAAATCTGTGCCCAAACCAGCCATTTCGATAGGTTTGTAATTATTCAAACCTGACCAAAATTTTGCCTTTAAGATTTTCTTCACGCGTGCATCTAAATCAGTCATTTGAATTTGTCCACTCTCAACCGCAGCTTTGATTCGGTTAAAGGCAGCGGGCAAATTTCCTGATTGCAACAAAATATCATTTCCTGCTAAAAAGGCAAGTAATTCAGGCTCTCCTGCTTGTAAACCAGCTGTAATTCCACGCATATTGAGGGCATCTGTAACCGTAATGCCCTGAAAACCCATTTGTTCTTTTATAATTTCTGTAACCACTTTTCGAGAAATAGAAGTGGGGGTATTAGTTTTTGATTCGAGGGCAGGAACAAACAAATGCCCAGTCATTACCATTGCCACACTATCGGCAATCAAACGACGAAAAGGCATCAACTCAATATCGTTTAGGCGGCTGAGTGTTTGGCTTACCCAAGGTAAGGTGCGGTGCGAATCTTGGTCAGTATCGCCATGCCCCGGAAAATGCTTCGCACTTCCCATCACATGGTACTTTTTCATTCCTTTGATATACATAGCCCCTTTTTCGGCTACATTATCTTGTAATTCCCCAAATGAACGGTAATTAATAATCGGATTCTTAGGGTTTGTATTAACATCTACTGAGGGTGCAAAATTTACGTGAATACCCAAACGTTTACATTGGCGGCCAACTTCTTCGCCAAATTTTTCGATGTAAGTATTATCCTGAATAGCACCAAGTGTAATTTGTTTCGGAAACTCAATCACACTATCAAGTCTCATACCCAAGCCCCATTCGGCATCAATACCTATTAATAATGGGATTCGGGAAATTTGTTGATAACGATTGGTTAAACGTGCCTGACGATAAGGTCCACCTTGAAAGAAAATCAATCCTCCCAAATGGTAGGTGGCAATATTATTTTCTACTTGTTGATAGTAAGTTTCCGTACGGTTTGAAAAAGTAGCAATCATAAATAACTGTCCAACTTTTTCGTCGAGACTCATCGTTGAAAGCAGACTATCAGCCCAGCGTTCTTGTCTAGTAAGGAAATCTATTGGGGTCTTTTGAGGCGAAATAAACGAAGTAAGAAACGCGTAAAAGCTACCTATAATAGCCAGCAAAAGTATTTTTCTGGTTTTGTAAAGCACGATAAATTTTATTGATTTTTGGAATGAAAACGAACAAAATTAACAAAGGATTACCGATTTTGCCCGATATTATTGAGAAAATAGACTAAGTTTGAAGTAATTAGATGAAAAAGGACTTATCACAAGGGTTTTAGGCCCTCGCTAATGAAAGAGGATATGCCACGAATACTATGTCTCAAGTATTCGTGGCAATGAAATTTATTCAATAAATTTTGAGAAGTCTCAAACGCAGAAACGCTATTTTTTCTTTAACTGATTTTCAAATAAAAAAACGCCATTTTTATTGGCCGTAATAATATCGAGTTTACCATCTTTGTTGATATCGGCTACACTTACATTTAAGCCCGAACCAGAATCATTATCAATCATGTGCTCGGCATAATAGGGTTGTTTCTTCGAATCAAACTCAAAGTACAGAAGAATAGCTGCATCGGCATCGCCGGGGTCTCTACCATGGTGTGCCAAGAAACGCTTCCCTGTAATGTATTCTTTTTTGCCATCACCATTCAAATCAGCCATGATTGAAGAATGCGTTTGGGCAGTAGTTGTGCTTATG harbors:
- a CDS encoding FAD-binding domain-containing protein — its product is MNIVWFKRDLRLSDHAALKAAIEDGESFLMLYIWEPNIMADSHYSPRHWNFVQQSLNDLNRQLSEANPLLRITILQGNAKEIFHAIHQKYQLKKVFSYEETGLRITYDRDKELSLFFKETAIEWREFQTNGVVRKLKNRDNWAEYWKAQMQKPWDVPNWTKLRGDCLVFDESNEIYKRFLPNDYLLKDANNFQPGGETYAHRYLQSFLSERAKNYSKHISKPLESRKGCSRLSPYIAWGNLSIRQVYQYAQNAKKKVAHRRDLDNFISRLHWHCHFIQKFEMEDRMEFENLNRGYDDIERIDNEYFIERWQSGLTGYPLIDACMRCVCQTGYLNFRMRAMVVSFLTHQLFQHWKTGAVFLAQQFLDFEVGIHYPQFQMQAGVTGMNTVRMYNPVKQSQDHDPNGIFIKTWVKELENCPENFIHEPWKMTPMEQELYNFRLGENYPFPIIDLEEASKKAKEQIWGIRKQQLVRVENKRILNKQVVRNRKR
- a CDS encoding M23 family metallopeptidase — translated: MKKIQLIILLLIFQSSLFAQNILPQEDYWETQLTPLIEVNDMLRLIYNDPFKETFLNAIPAGYPMNKSVNINSFYGVRNHPIHKVLLFHRGIDLKGATGEKAIATGDGDVIEVGFKTDLGNYIKIKHCYGFESIYGHLNKILVKKGHHVKRMQIIGEVGATGTVSGPHLHYTLKKNNQYIDPFDFLFMDFERGKIGMLR
- a CDS encoding glycoside hydrolase family 3 N-terminal domain-containing protein; protein product: MLYKTRKILLLAIIGSFYAFLTSFISPQKTPIDFLTRQERWADSLLSTMSLDEKVGQLFMIATFSNRTETYYQQVENNIATYHLGGLIFFQGGPYRQARLTNRYQQISRIPLLIGIDAEWGLGMRLDSVIEFPKQITLGAIQDNTYIEKFGEEVGRQCKRLGIHVNFAPSVDVNTNPKNPIINYRSFGELQDNVAEKGAMYIKGMKKYHVMGSAKHFPGHGDTDQDSHRTLPWVSQTLSRLNDIELMPFRRLIADSVAMVMTGHLFVPALESKTNTPTSISRKVVTEIIKEQMGFQGITVTDALNMRGITAGLQAGEPELLAFLAGNDILLQSGNLPAAFNRIKAAVESGQIQMTDLDARVKKILKAKFWSGLNNYKPIEMAGLGTDLNSAQAQDLKAELFEQAVTIIKNQDNLLPFVNLDTTSFASVAISAESGNEFQKMLSQYANFKHFAIPYKPAADKDVAWVLEEASKYKVVVVSVHDMNSRADRNYGVSPATISFINQLRNKTKVVVVGFGNPYGMKLYDGVPNLVCGYEDEIASQRVVPQVLFGALPAKGKLPVSVTYEQKVGNGIQTERIGRVSFGPPERVGMNSKKLDEIEQIVQQGISNRAFPGCQVLVARQGKVVYSKNFGTLRYGVYEPVNDQTLYDIASMTKVSATLQAVMLLNERGAIDLNEKASTYLPELKQTNKEAMLVSDILMHQAGLVAFIPFWEKTKTGPTFKADYYSFAKDSLNLQVADNLFIKPAIRDSVWRWVQQSKLINIYDKSGGYRYTYSDLGLIILQKMVERITNQPLEEFVEQNVYEPLGMTSTLYNPLSRFPKANIAPTEQDAIFRASQIQGTVHDPNAALLGGVAGHAGLFSNVNDLVKLYQMNLQKGYYGGRQIFFSTTVPHFARNYTQRSHRGLGWDKPEVGDDKPVVASDASPKTFGHTGFTGTAVWVDPERELVFIFLSNRVYQSSANNKINTLKIRKRIHEIINASIVQ
- a CDS encoding carotenoid biosynthesis protein, yielding MIAVKHKPFIYLLTSMYVAGIIGLNLDVTATLFKFLTPFNLLASLGILLYFHNEWNRSFVIFIVVAFLVGYFVEVVGVNTGLIFGHYRYDTTLGFKILETPPLIGVNWLLLVYCVGSSFCRVNKPLYFKVLYGALLMTMFDYLAEPIAIRLEMWSWFGQLPPLQNYIGWFLVSAFLLTLFHWLPFRKDNKIALVLLILQICFFGIQSLLF
- a CDS encoding ThuA domain-containing protein codes for the protein MNKTYFFSLFLIFALAFGASAQKKKVIRTLIVDGQNNHVQWPKITFMMKKYLEETSRFKVDVKRTKYTWEGEEFIKSFPIEGVGETEALKKSQIDPDFKPDFSKYDLVICNFGWNAAPWPEETQKNFEKFMQKGGGLVVIHAADNSFPQWIDYNKMIGIGGWGDRTEKDGPYVYYNDEGKLIRDTTPGRAGSHGPQHEYIVETRNAEHPIMKGMPTKWLHTKDELYDRLRGPAENMDVLATAYSSKEQKGTGRHEPILMALNYGKGRIFHTPMGHIDYSVECVGFITCLLRGSEWAATGKVTFPIPQDFPTAEKSSSRAFK
- a CDS encoding SGNH/GDSL hydrolase family protein, producing the protein MKPFLRILAVAFTGLALISSCETQTEDTSPILASNGDAIFSKYIAVGGSLTAGYTNGGLYREGQLTAFPNLIAQQAGVKFEQALFPAGQENGTGYLTTTLSNIAPVFNKVTDKLGVVSTSPFVLSKYASINNNYGVVGLRVADINKAGLGNAKTQGFNPFFERILPVSKEELSYTDFVKESSPSFFTLSLGEQDLLVYAVSGGKIAMTETSSFAINIQKLLDALVVNKAPGILTNLPNILDLPYFNFYSFAELSKNLGVTEIYITAGNGVIRAATANDKILIDAIPNVGKVNAVGQKKGFTAAYPLSNEEVLDKDEINIIAARQNDFNGILKFEAEKRSITLFDLNSLYTKIKNKTYTVNGLTFESSPLTGGFFSLDGINPTPRGSAVIANEIIKVINENYKNSLKTTIPTLDVSKFEGLKIK
- a CDS encoding glycosyltransferase family 2 protein, with the translated sequence MKISIITVAFNSAATIKDTIDSVLAQDYPSIEYIIVDGGSKDGTVEILKSYGDKIKWVSEKDNGIYDAMNKGVKMATGYAIGVMGSDDFYPNNQVISKVAKAFKESKADSVYGDLYYVDFADTNKIVRNWISGSYNRKRFLNGWMPPHTAFFLTKAAYDKYGFYNISYRSAGDYELMLRMLYKHKLSSFYIPEVLMKMRTGGTSNASLKNRIRANKEDRRAWAENGLVPRWYTLYAKPISKLFQWIVK